A portion of the Pseudomonas synxantha BG33R genome contains these proteins:
- the ureC gene encoding urease subunit alpha — protein sequence MKISRQAYADMYGPTVGDKIRLADTELFVEVEQDFTVYGEEVKFGGGKVIRDGQGQSQLLAHEVVDTLITNALIIDHWGIVKADVGLKNGRIHAIGKAGNPDIQPGVTMAIGASTEVIAGEGMILTAGGIDSHVHFICPQQIEEALTSGVTTMIGGGTGPATGTNATTCTSGPWHLARMLQASDSFPMNIGFTGKGNASLPEPLIEQVKAGAIGLKLHEDWGTTPASIDNCLSVADQYDVQVAIHSDTLNESGFVETTLAALKGRTIHTYHTEGAGGGHAPDIIKACGFPNVLPSSTNPTRPFTRNTIDEHLDMLMVCHHLDPSIAEDVAFAESRIRRETIAAEDILHDLGAFSMISSDSQAMGRVGEVITRTWQTADKMKKQRGALPGDGPGNDNFRAKRYIAKYTINPAITHGVSHIVGSIEVGKWADLVLWRPAFFGIKPTLILKGGAIASSLMGDANASIPTPQPVHYRPMFASFGSSLHATSLTFISQAAQDAGLPEALGLKKQIAVVKGCRDVQKSDLIHNDYLPDIEVDPQTYQVRADGQLLWCEPADVLPMAQRYFLF from the coding sequence ATGAAAATCAGCCGCCAAGCCTACGCCGACATGTACGGCCCCACTGTCGGTGACAAGATCCGCCTGGCCGACACCGAGCTGTTTGTCGAAGTCGAACAGGACTTCACCGTCTATGGCGAAGAAGTCAAATTCGGCGGCGGCAAGGTGATCCGTGACGGCCAGGGCCAGAGTCAGTTGCTCGCCCATGAGGTAGTGGACACCCTGATCACCAACGCGCTGATCATTGATCACTGGGGCATCGTCAAGGCTGACGTTGGCTTGAAGAACGGACGCATCCACGCCATCGGCAAGGCCGGCAACCCGGATATCCAGCCCGGCGTGACCATGGCCATCGGCGCCAGCACCGAAGTGATCGCCGGTGAAGGCATGATCCTCACTGCCGGCGGCATCGACAGCCACGTGCATTTCATCTGCCCGCAGCAGATTGAAGAGGCGCTGACCAGCGGCGTCACCACCATGATCGGTGGCGGCACCGGCCCTGCCACTGGTACCAATGCCACTACTTGCACATCCGGCCCGTGGCACCTTGCGCGGATGCTGCAGGCCAGCGACTCGTTCCCGATGAACATAGGTTTTACCGGTAAGGGCAACGCCAGTTTGCCGGAGCCGTTGATCGAGCAGGTCAAGGCCGGCGCCATCGGTTTGAAGCTGCATGAAGACTGGGGCACCACACCCGCCAGCATTGATAACTGCCTGAGCGTGGCCGATCAATACGACGTACAGGTGGCGATCCACAGCGACACCCTTAACGAGTCCGGCTTCGTCGAAACCACCCTCGCCGCCCTCAAGGGCCGCACCATCCACACCTACCACACCGAAGGTGCCGGTGGCGGCCATGCGCCGGACATCATCAAGGCCTGCGGTTTCCCCAACGTGCTGCCCAGCTCCACTAACCCGACGCGGCCGTTCACACGCAATACCATCGACGAACACCTGGACATGCTGATGGTCTGCCATCACCTGGACCCGAGCATTGCCGAAGACGTGGCCTTCGCCGAGAGCCGCATCCGCCGCGAGACCATCGCCGCCGAAGACATCCTGCACGACCTCGGCGCATTCTCGATGATCAGTTCCGACAGCCAGGCCATGGGCCGTGTCGGCGAGGTGATCACACGCACCTGGCAGACCGCCGACAAGATGAAAAAGCAGCGCGGCGCCCTGCCCGGCGACGGTCCCGGCAATGACAACTTCCGCGCCAAGCGTTATATCGCCAAGTACACCATCAACCCGGCAATCACTCACGGTGTCAGCCATATCGTCGGTTCGATTGAAGTGGGCAAGTGGGCCGACCTGGTGCTGTGGCGCCCGGCGTTCTTCGGCATCAAGCCGACCCTGATCCTCAAGGGAGGCGCGATTGCCTCAAGCCTGATGGGCGATGCCAACGCCTCGATCCCCACGCCACAACCAGTGCACTATCGCCCGATGTTCGCCAGCTTCGGCAGCTCGCTGCATGCCACCAGCCTGACCTTTATCAGCCAGGCCGCCCAGGACGCCGGCCTGCCCGAGGCCCTGGGATTGAAGAAGCAGATTGCAGTGGTCAAGGGTTGCCGCGATGTGCAGAAAAGCGACCTGATCCACAACGATTACCTGCCGGATATCGAGGTTGATCCGCAGACCTATCAGGTCAGGGCCGACGGCCAGTTGCTGTGGTGCGAGCCGGCCGACGTACTGCCCATGGCCCAGCGCTACTTTTTGTTTTAG
- a CDS encoding urease subunit beta, whose amino-acid sequence MIPGEYQIQPGEIELNVGRRTVTLSVANSGDRPIQVGSHYHFFETNDALEFDRSASRGMRLNIPAGTAVRFEPGQRREVELVDLSGERRVFGFAGRIMGDL is encoded by the coding sequence ATGATTCCTGGTGAATATCAGATCCAGCCTGGCGAGATCGAACTGAATGTCGGCCGCCGCACCGTCACCTTGAGCGTGGCCAATAGCGGCGACCGGCCGATTCAGGTGGGCTCGCATTACCATTTTTTCGAGACCAATGACGCGCTGGAATTTGACCGTTCAGCGAGCCGCGGTATGCGCCTGAATATTCCGGCAGGTACGGCGGTGCGGTTTGAGCCGGGGCAGCGTCGGGAGGTGGAGTTAGTCGATTTGAGCGGCGAGCGCCGGGTGTTCGGGTTTGCCGGTCGGATTATGGGCGACCTCTAG
- a CDS encoding GNAT family N-acetyltransferase: MNAAQLRRVNAESFAHYRLGLIELLLDAVQHGASVGFMADFDEAQAREYLTGVQAGIEDASLLLWVVVRDEQVIASVQLALCQKANGLNRAEVQKLLVHSSARRHGLGQQLMHSLELAARQHKRGLLYLDTEAGSGAEAFYQSLRYIKIGELPDYCQSPDGRYSPTAIYYKTLGQPA, from the coding sequence ATGAACGCTGCACAACTGCGTCGAGTCAATGCTGAAAGTTTTGCCCATTACCGCCTGGGCTTGATCGAGTTGTTGCTGGACGCGGTGCAGCATGGCGCGTCGGTGGGCTTTATGGCCGACTTCGATGAGGCCCAGGCCCGCGAGTATCTGACCGGCGTGCAAGCCGGTATCGAAGACGCCAGCCTGCTGCTGTGGGTGGTAGTACGCGACGAGCAGGTGATCGCCAGCGTGCAACTGGCGCTGTGCCAAAAAGCCAATGGCCTCAACCGCGCCGAAGTGCAAAAGTTGCTGGTGCACAGCAGCGCCCGCCGCCATGGCCTGGGCCAGCAATTGATGCACAGCCTGGAGCTCGCCGCACGCCAGCACAAGCGCGGCCTGCTGTATCTGGACACCGAGGCTGGCTCCGGCGCCGAAGCCTTCTATCAGTCGCTGCGCTACATCAAGATCGGTGAGCTGCCCGACTACTGCCAAAGCCCGGACGGGCGCTACAGCCCGACCGCCATCTACTACAAGACCCTGGGGCAACCGGCATGA
- a CDS encoding GNAT family N-acetyltransferase — MIRDATEHDLPAIRAIYNDAVQNTTAIWNEQPVDLANRQTWFSARQAQQYPILVAVENDEVIGYASFGDWRPFEGFRYSVEHSVYVRNDQRGKGLGPRLMQALIERARSCGKHVMVAAIESGNQASIHLHERLGFITTGHMPQVGIKFGRWLDLTFMQLTLNPGAEPPKE, encoded by the coding sequence ATGATTCGTGATGCAACCGAACACGACCTGCCGGCGATCCGCGCTATCTACAACGACGCGGTACAGAACACCACGGCGATCTGGAACGAACAGCCGGTGGACCTGGCAAACCGCCAGACCTGGTTCAGCGCACGCCAGGCGCAGCAGTACCCGATCCTGGTCGCGGTGGAAAACGATGAAGTCATCGGCTACGCCTCATTCGGCGACTGGCGACCTTTCGAAGGCTTTCGCTATAGCGTCGAACACTCGGTGTACGTGCGCAATGACCAGCGCGGCAAAGGCCTCGGTCCACGCCTGATGCAGGCCCTGATCGAGCGCGCGCGCAGTTGCGGCAAACACGTGATGGTTGCGGCCATCGAAAGTGGCAACCAGGCGTCCATCCACCTGCATGAACGCCTGGGCTTCATCACCACCGGGCACATGCCGCAAGTGGGCATCAAGTTCGGCCGCTGGCTGGACCTGACCTTTATGCAACTGACCTTGAACCCGGGCGCCGAACCGCCCAAGGAGTGA
- the ureA gene encoding urease subunit gamma: protein MDLTPREKDKLLIFTAGLVAERRLARGVKLNYPETIAYISAALMEGARDGRTVADLMHYGTTLLSREQVMEGIPEMIPDIQVEATFPDGTKLVTVHQPIA, encoded by the coding sequence ATGGACCTGACCCCACGGGAAAAAGACAAACTGCTGATCTTCACCGCAGGCCTCGTCGCCGAGCGGCGCCTGGCGCGCGGTGTGAAGCTCAACTATCCGGAAACCATCGCCTATATTTCCGCCGCGTTGATGGAAGGCGCCCGCGATGGCCGCACCGTGGCCGACCTGATGCACTACGGCACCACCCTGCTCAGCCGCGAACAAGTGATGGAAGGCATCCCGGAAATGATCCCGGACATCCAGGTGGAGGCCACCTTTCCCGACGGCACCAAACTGGTGACCGTACACCAGCCCATTGCATGA
- a CDS encoding urease accessory protein UreD — translation MNLPVSPALFTPSWHAALELGYARFGDTTRPVLRRHLGPLRVQKHLYAEGPQVCQHIIVHPPGGIAGGDRLDISAHVSAGAWAQLTSPGAAKWYRASGPAFQQVELTVEAGATLEWLPQETIVFSAAQAELTTRIELQGDARLFYWDVVALGRPASGERFDLGHFQSHLDIRRDGQLLWHERQRIVGADGLLDSPIGLDGQPVFATLLVTGEVDPELLEQCRSLPHAVRGDLTQLPGLLVARCLAEEALLARGWLIDLWRLLRPAVLGREAVSPRIWST, via the coding sequence ATGAACCTGCCCGTTTCCCCTGCCCTGTTCACCCCCAGCTGGCACGCCGCGCTGGAGCTCGGCTACGCGCGTTTCGGCGACACCACGCGCCCGGTATTGCGCCGCCACCTGGGCCCGCTGCGCGTGCAAAAGCACCTGTACGCCGAAGGCCCCCAGGTGTGCCAGCACATCATCGTGCACCCGCCCGGAGGAATTGCAGGTGGCGATCGCCTGGATATCAGCGCCCACGTCAGCGCCGGTGCCTGGGCGCAGTTGACCAGCCCCGGCGCAGCCAAGTGGTATCGCGCCAGCGGCCCGGCGTTTCAGCAAGTCGAGTTGACCGTCGAGGCCGGCGCGACGCTCGAATGGCTGCCTCAGGAAACCATCGTGTTCAGCGCCGCCCAGGCCGAACTGACCACGCGTATTGAGCTGCAAGGCGATGCGCGGTTGTTCTACTGGGATGTGGTCGCTCTGGGGCGCCCGGCCAGTGGCGAGCGGTTCGACCTCGGCCACTTTCAATCACACCTGGATATTCGCCGCGACGGCCAGTTGCTCTGGCATGAGCGCCAGCGCATTGTGGGCGCCGATGGGTTGCTGGATTCGCCCATCGGGTTGGACGGGCAGCCGGTGTTTGCCACGTTGCTGGTGACGGGTGAGGTCGACCCTGAACTGCTTGAACAATGCCGCTCGCTGCCCCACGCAGTGCGCGGCGATTTGACCCAACTGCCCGGGCTGCTGGTGGCGCGTTGCCTGGCCGAGGAAGCGCTGTTGGCGCGGGGGTGGTTGATTGATTTATGGCGATTGCTGCGCCCAGCCGTACTGGGCCGCGAAGCGGTATCACCGAGAATCTGGAGCACATGA
- the urtE gene encoding urea ABC transporter ATP-binding subunit UrtE — MLQVDKLHQYYGGSHILRGLSFEVKIGEVTCLLGRNGVGKTTLLKCLMGLLPAKEGAVNWEGKAITGFKPHQRVHAGIAYVPQGREIFGRLTVEENLLMGLSRFPGSEAREVPAFIYELFPVLLQMKHRRGGDLSGGQQQQLAIGRALASRPRLLILDEPTEGIQPSVIKEIGAVIKKLAERGDMAILLVEQFYDFAAELADHYLVMSRGEIVQQGRGENMESEGVRGLVTI, encoded by the coding sequence ATGCTGCAAGTCGACAAACTGCACCAGTACTACGGCGGTAGCCACATCCTGCGCGGGTTGTCCTTCGAGGTGAAAATCGGCGAAGTCACCTGCCTGCTCGGCCGCAACGGCGTGGGCAAGACCACCCTGCTCAAGTGCCTGATGGGCTTGCTGCCGGCCAAGGAGGGCGCGGTGAATTGGGAAGGCAAGGCCATCACCGGCTTCAAGCCGCACCAGCGTGTCCATGCCGGGATCGCTTACGTGCCTCAGGGCCGGGAGATTTTTGGCCGGCTGACGGTGGAAGAAAATCTGCTGATGGGCCTGTCGCGCTTCCCCGGTTCCGAAGCCAGGGAAGTGCCCGCGTTCATCTACGAGCTGTTTCCGGTGTTGCTGCAGATGAAGCATCGACGCGGCGGCGATTTGTCCGGGGGCCAGCAGCAACAGTTGGCGATTGGCCGCGCCCTGGCCAGCCGCCCGCGCCTGCTGATCCTCGATGAGCCCACCGAAGGTATCCAGCCGTCGGTGATCAAGGAGATCGGTGCGGTGATCAAGAAGCTTGCCGAGCGCGGCGACATGGCGATCCTGCTGGTGGAGCAGTTCTACGACTTCGCTGCCGAACTGGCCGACCACTACCTGGTGATGTCGCGCGGTGAAATCGTGCAGCAGGGCCGCGGTGAAAATATGGAGAGCGAAGGTGTACGCGGCCTCGTAACCATCTAA
- the urtD gene encoding urea ABC transporter ATP-binding protein UrtD — protein sequence MRNVMLEPIFDAGSGRDAIGIGQAAGKGLNTRHGTILTLEDISVSFDGFKALNHLNLYIGVGELRCIIGPNGAGKTTLMDVITGKTRPSHGRAWFGETLDLTSMSEVQIAQAGIGRKFQKPTVFEALSVFENLELAQKTDKSVWASLRARLSGEQKDRIDEVLDTIRLTASVHRPAGLLSHGQKQFLEIGMLLMQDPQLLLLDEPVAGMTDAETEFTAELFKRLAGKHSLMVVEHDMGFVGSIADHVTVLHQGSVLAEGSLEQVQENERVIEVYLGR from the coding sequence ATGAGGAACGTCATGCTTGAACCTATTTTCGATGCGGGCAGCGGCCGCGATGCGATCGGTATCGGCCAGGCCGCAGGCAAAGGGCTCAATACCCGCCACGGCACCATCCTGACCCTGGAAGATATCAGCGTCAGCTTCGACGGTTTCAAAGCGCTGAATCACCTGAACCTGTATATCGGCGTCGGCGAATTACGCTGCATCATCGGCCCCAACGGCGCAGGCAAGACCACATTGATGGATGTGATCACCGGCAAGACCCGGCCCAGCCACGGCAGGGCCTGGTTCGGCGAAACCCTGGATCTGACCAGCATGAGCGAAGTGCAAATCGCCCAGGCCGGTATCGGCCGCAAGTTCCAGAAACCCACGGTGTTCGAAGCCCTCAGCGTGTTCGAAAACCTGGAGCTGGCGCAGAAGACCGACAAGTCGGTGTGGGCCAGCCTGCGGGCGCGCCTGAGTGGCGAGCAAAAAGACCGCATCGATGAAGTACTCGACACCATCCGCCTGACTGCCTCGGTGCATCGACCCGCGGGTTTACTGTCCCACGGCCAGAAGCAGTTCCTGGAAATCGGCATGTTGCTGATGCAAGACCCGCAACTGTTGCTGCTCGACGAACCGGTGGCCGGCATGACCGACGCCGAAACCGAATTCACCGCCGAACTGTTCAAGCGCCTGGCCGGCAAGCATTCGTTGATGGTGGTGGAGCACGACATGGGCTTTGTCGGCTCCATCGCTGATCACGTCACCGTGTTGCACCAGGGCAGCGTATTGGCCGAAGGGTCGCTGGAACAGGTGCAGGAAAATGAGCGGGTGATCGAGGTTTACCTCGGTCGCTAA
- the urtC gene encoding urea ABC transporter permease subunit UrtC, whose protein sequence is MNQPLMLTATQKAGPKVTIAVGAVILFLLLALPLCSLLATDNPLHVSAYTLTLVGKILCYAIVALALDLVWGYAGMLSLGHGLFFALGGYAMGMYLMRQASGDGLPAFMTFLSWTELPWYWAGTDNFLWALCLVVLAPGLLALVFGFFAFRSRIKGVYFSIMTQALTFAGMLLFFRNETGFGGNNGFTNFRSILGFGITEPGTRAVLFVATVLLLVASLYIGWRLAQSKFGRVLTALRDAENRLMFCGYDPRGFKLFVWVLSAVLCGLAGALYVPQVGIINPSEMSPTNSIEAAVWVALGGRGTLIGPLLGAGVVNGMKSWFTVAFPEYWLFFLGALFIIVTLYLPKGVIGLLKK, encoded by the coding sequence ATGAATCAGCCATTGATGCTTACGGCCACACAAAAGGCCGGACCCAAGGTGACGATCGCCGTGGGCGCGGTGATCCTGTTCCTGCTGCTGGCGCTGCCACTGTGTTCGCTGCTGGCGACGGACAATCCACTGCATGTGTCGGCCTACACCCTGACGCTGGTGGGCAAGATCCTCTGCTATGCCATCGTAGCGTTGGCACTGGACCTGGTGTGGGGTTACGCGGGGATGTTGTCCCTGGGCCACGGTCTGTTCTTCGCCCTGGGCGGTTATGCCATGGGCATGTACCTGATGCGCCAGGCATCCGGCGACGGGTTGCCGGCGTTCATGACCTTTCTGTCCTGGACCGAATTGCCCTGGTACTGGGCGGGCACCGACAACTTTCTCTGGGCGCTGTGCCTGGTGGTGCTGGCCCCGGGATTGCTCGCGCTGGTGTTCGGCTTCTTCGCCTTCCGCTCGCGGATCAAAGGCGTGTATTTCTCGATCATGACCCAGGCCCTGACCTTTGCTGGAATGCTGTTGTTCTTTCGCAACGAGACCGGCTTTGGCGGCAATAACGGCTTTACCAATTTTCGCAGCATCCTGGGCTTTGGCATTACAGAACCTGGCACACGGGCGGTGTTGTTTGTGGCCACGGTGCTGTTGCTGGTGGCCAGCCTGTACATCGGCTGGCGCCTGGCGCAGAGCAAGTTCGGCCGCGTGCTGACCGCCCTGCGCGATGCCGAGAACCGCCTGATGTTCTGTGGTTACGACCCGCGCGGTTTCAAGTTGTTTGTGTGGGTGTTGAGCGCGGTGTTATGCGGGTTGGCGGGGGCGTTGTATGTACCGCAGGTGGGCATTATCAACCCCAGCGAAATGTCGCCGACCAACTCCATCGAGGCCGCCGTATGGGTCGCCTTGGGCGGGCGGGGCACACTGATCGGGCCATTGCTCGGCGCTGGGGTGGTCAACGGCATGAAGAGCTGGTTCACGGTGGCGTTTCCAGAGTACTGGCTGTTCTTCCTGGGGGCGCTGTTCATCATCGTCACCCTGTACCTGCCCAAGGGCGTTATCGGCCTGCTGAAGAAATGA
- the urtB gene encoding urea ABC transporter permease subunit UrtB, which produces MPTALHRFILAVLLLMPLAAHASDAEDFINANPMQQAKLLQDWAAQPDPARIELVDALQQGQLKLNGETRTVRLNNRLRGLIDNVQASQQLLAADPKVRLAAARTLQKSAVPAQLKFLDQQVAAETDEDVHSALSLALANLQLVDTDPAVRLAAVRLLGSTGDPLARTRLEALLAPGVETDAAVHTAAETSLAQVKRKLMVGEILGQAFSGMSLGSILLLAALGLAITFGLLGVINMAHGEMLMLGAYSTYVVQLMMQRYVPQAIEFYPLIALPVAFFVTAAIGMALERTVIRHLYGRPLETLLATWGISLMLIQLVRLVFGAQNVEVSNPQWLSGGIQVLPNLVLPYNRIVIIAFALFVVVLTWLLLNKTRLGLNVRAVTQNRNMAACCGVPTGRVDMLAFGLGSGIAGLGGVALSQVGNVGPDLGQSYIIDSFLVVVLGGVGQLAGSVMAAFGLGIANKILEPQIGAVLGKILILALIILFIQKRPQGLFALKGRVID; this is translated from the coding sequence ATGCCCACTGCCCTCCACCGCTTCATCCTCGCCGTGCTGTTGTTGATGCCTTTGGCCGCACACGCCAGCGACGCCGAAGACTTCATCAACGCCAACCCGATGCAACAAGCCAAGCTGCTCCAGGACTGGGCCGCCCAGCCTGACCCGGCGCGCATCGAACTGGTGGATGCCCTGCAACAAGGCCAGCTCAAGCTCAATGGCGAAACCAGGACCGTACGCCTGAACAACCGCCTGCGCGGCCTGATCGACAACGTTCAAGCCAGCCAGCAACTGCTCGCCGCCGACCCCAAGGTACGCCTGGCGGCAGCTCGAACCCTGCAAAAAAGCGCTGTGCCTGCGCAGTTGAAATTCCTCGACCAGCAGGTCGCCGCCGAAACCGACGAAGATGTGCACAGCGCCCTCAGCCTGGCCTTGGCCAACCTGCAACTGGTAGACACCGACCCTGCGGTGCGTCTGGCCGCCGTGCGCCTGCTCGGCAGCACCGGCGACCCGCTGGCACGCACGCGCCTCGAAGCGCTGCTCGCGCCGGGCGTGGAAACCGATGCCGCCGTGCACACCGCCGCCGAAACCAGCCTGGCCCAGGTCAAACGCAAACTGATGGTCGGCGAGATCCTCGGGCAGGCGTTCAGCGGCATGTCGCTGGGCTCGATTCTATTGCTGGCAGCACTAGGCCTGGCGATCACCTTCGGCCTGCTCGGCGTGATCAACATGGCCCATGGCGAGATGCTGATGCTCGGCGCCTACTCCACCTATGTGGTGCAGCTGATGATGCAGCGCTATGTGCCCCAGGCCATCGAGTTCTACCCGCTGATCGCACTGCCGGTGGCGTTCTTCGTCACCGCCGCCATCGGCATGGCCCTGGAACGCACGGTGATTCGTCACCTCTATGGCCGACCACTGGAAACCCTGCTCGCCACCTGGGGCATCAGCCTGATGCTGATCCAACTGGTGCGCCTGGTGTTCGGCGCGCAGAACGTCGAAGTGTCCAACCCGCAATGGCTGTCCGGCGGTATTCAAGTGCTGCCCAACCTGGTGCTGCCGTACAACCGCATCGTCATCATTGCCTTCGCGCTGTTCGTGGTGGTGCTCACCTGGTTGTTGCTGAACAAGACACGCCTGGGCCTCAACGTGCGCGCCGTCACCCAGAACCGCAACATGGCCGCCTGCTGCGGCGTGCCCACCGGGCGCGTGGACATGCTCGCCTTTGGTCTGGGCTCCGGCATCGCAGGCCTTGGTGGCGTGGCCCTGAGCCAGGTCGGCAACGTCGGCCCGGACCTGGGCCAGAGCTACATCATCGACTCGTTCCTGGTGGTGGTACTCGGTGGCGTCGGCCAGTTGGCCGGTAGCGTAATGGCAGCCTTCGGCCTGGGTATCGCCAACAAGATTCTTGAACCGCAAATCGGTGCCGTGCTCGGCAAGATCCTGATCCTCGCGCTGATCATTCTGTTTATCCAGAAACGCCCGCAAGGACTCTTCGCACTGAAAGGACGGGTGATCGACTGA
- the urtA gene encoding urea ABC transporter substrate-binding protein, producing MQRRSLIKAFTLSASIAAMGLTWTVQAAETIKVGILHSLSGTMAISETSLKDMALMTIDEINAKGGVNGKMLEPVVVDPASNWPLFAEKGRQLLTQDKVAVVFGCWTSVSRKSVLPVFEELNGLLFYPVQYEGEEMSPNVFYTGAAPNQQAIPAVEYLMSEEGGSAKRFFLLGTDYVYPRTTNKILRSFLHSKGVADKDIEEVYTPFGHADYQTIVANIKKFSAGGKTAVVSTVNGDSNVPFYKELANQGLKATEVPVVAFSVGEEELRGIDTKPLVGNLAAWNYFQSVENPVNQKFVADWKAYAKKHNLPGADKAVTNDPMEATYVGIHMWAQAAEKAKSTDVDKVREALGGQTFAAPSGFTLTMDKTNHHLHKPVMIGEIQADGQFSVVWQTEAPIRAQPWSPYIPGNDKKPDYAVKSN from the coding sequence ATGCAGCGTCGCAGCTTGATCAAGGCTTTCACTTTGTCGGCATCCATTGCAGCCATGGGTTTGACCTGGACCGTACAGGCCGCTGAGACCATCAAGGTCGGCATCCTGCACTCGTTGTCCGGGACCATGGCGATCTCCGAAACCTCGCTTAAAGACATGGCGCTGATGACCATCGACGAGATCAACGCCAAAGGCGGTGTGAACGGCAAGATGCTCGAACCGGTGGTGGTCGATCCGGCTTCCAACTGGCCGCTGTTCGCGGAAAAAGGCCGGCAGCTGCTGACCCAGGACAAGGTCGCCGTAGTGTTCGGCTGCTGGACCTCGGTATCGCGCAAATCCGTACTGCCGGTGTTCGAAGAGCTCAATGGCCTGCTGTTCTATCCGGTGCAGTACGAAGGCGAAGAGATGTCGCCCAACGTGTTCTATACCGGTGCAGCGCCGAACCAGCAGGCGATCCCGGCGGTGGAATATTTGATGAGCGAAGAAGGCGGCAGCGCCAAGCGTTTTTTCCTGCTGGGCACCGACTACGTCTACCCGCGCACCACCAACAAGATCCTGCGCTCGTTCCTGCATTCCAAAGGCGTGGCGGATAAGGATATCGAAGAGGTCTACACCCCGTTCGGCCATGCCGATTACCAGACCATCGTCGCCAACATCAAGAAATTCTCCGCCGGCGGCAAGACCGCGGTGGTCTCCACCGTCAATGGCGACTCCAACGTACCGTTCTACAAAGAGCTGGCCAACCAGGGCTTGAAAGCCACCGAAGTACCGGTGGTGGCGTTCTCGGTGGGCGAAGAAGAACTGCGCGGCATCGACACCAAACCACTGGTGGGCAACCTGGCGGCGTGGAATTACTTCCAGTCGGTGGAGAACCCGGTCAACCAGAAATTCGTCGCCGACTGGAAAGCCTACGCCAAGAAGCACAACCTGCCGGGCGCAGACAAAGCCGTGACCAACGACCCGATGGAAGCCACCTATGTGGGCATCCATATGTGGGCCCAGGCGGCAGAGAAAGCCAAGTCCACCGACGTCGACAAAGTGCGCGAAGCCCTGGGCGGGCAGACCTTCGCCGCACCGTCGGGCTTTACCCTGACCATGGACAAGACCAACCACCACCTGCACAAGCCGGTGATGATCGGCGAGATCCAGGCCGACGGGCAGTTCTCGGTGGTGTGGCAGACCGAAGCGCCGATTCGGGCACAGCCGTGGAGCCCTTACATCCCGGGCAATGACAAGAAGCCGGATTACGCCGTGAAGAGCAACTAA